From a region of the Salarias fasciatus chromosome 6, fSalaFa1.1, whole genome shotgun sequence genome:
- the LOC115389948 gene encoding histone H4, with amino-acid sequence MSGRGKGGKGLGKGGAKRHRKVLRDNIQGITKPAIRRLARRGGVKRISGLIYEETRGVLKVFLENVIRDAVTYTEHAKRKTVTAMDVVYALKRQGRTLYGFGG; translated from the coding sequence ATGAGCGGCAGAGGAAAGGGAGGGAAAGGTCTGGGCAAAGGAGGCGCCAAGCGCCACCGCAAAGTCCTCCGTGATAACATCCAGGGCATCACCAAGCCCGCCATCCGCCGCCTGGCCCGCCGCGGCGGAGTCAAGCGTATCTCCGGCCTCATCTACGAGGAGACCCGCGGCGTGCTCAAGGTCTTCCTGGAGAACGTCATCCGGGACGCCGTCACCTACACCGAGCACGCCAAGAGGAAGACCGTCACCGCCATGGACGTGGTCTATGCTCTCAAGAGGCAGGGACGCACTCTGTACGGCTTCGGAGGCTGA
- the LOC115389933 gene encoding histone H2B 1/2-like, with protein MPEPAKSAPKKGSKKAVSKTAGKGGKKKRKTRRESYAIYVYKVLKQVHPDTGISSKAMSIMNSFVNDIFERIASEASRLAHYNKRSTITSREIQTAVRLLLPGELAKHAVSEGTKAVTKYTSSK; from the coding sequence ATGCCTGAACCCGCCAAGTCTGCGCCCAAGAAGGGCTCCAAGAAAGCCGTGAGCAAGACCGCCGGCAAAGGAggcaagaagaagaggaagaccagGAGGGAGAGCTACGCCATCTACGTGTACAAGGTGCTGAAGCAGGTCCACCCCGACACCGGCATCTCGTCCAAGGCCATGAGCATCATGAACTCGTTCGTCAACGACATCTTCGAGCGCATCGCCTCGGAGGCGTCTCGCCTGGCTCACTACAACAAGCGCTCCACCATCACTTCTAGGGAGATCCAGACAGCCGTgcgtctgctgctgcctggtgagCTGGCCAAGCACGCCGTGTCCGAGGGCACCAAGGCCGTCACCAAGTACACCAGCTCCAAGTAA
- the LOC115389917 gene encoding histone H1-like, translating into MAEEAPAAAPAASPAKPKAAKKKSAPKKARTGPSVSELIVKAVAASKERNGVSLAALKKNLAAGGYDVDKNKARVKTAVKSLVAKGTLVQTKGTGASGSFKMSKKAEPKAKKPAKKAAPKAKKPAAAKKPAAAKKPKATAAKKTVAAKKSPKKPKKPAAKKAAAKSPKKPATKSPKKKKAPAAKKAPAAKKAPAKKAVKPKAKKTAAKKK; encoded by the coding sequence ATGGCAGAAGAAGCTCcagccgccgcccccgccgcctcTCCGGCAAAGCCCAAGGCCGCCAAGAAGAAGTCCGCCCCGAAGAAGGCCCGGACCGGCCCCAGCGTGAGCGAGCTCATCGTCAAAGCTGTGGCCGCTTCCAAGGAGCGGAACGGCGTGTCGCTGGCCGCCCTCAAGAAGAACCTGGCCGCCGGAGGCTACGATGTGGACAAGAACAAGGCCCGCGTCAAGACCGCCGTCAAGAGCCTGGTGGCCAAGGGGACCCTGGTCCAGACCAAGGGCACCGGGGCCTCCGGCTCCTTCAAGATGAGCAAGAAGGCTGAGCCCAAGGCGAAGAAGCCCGCCAAGAAAGCGGCTCCCAAAGCCAAGAAGCCCGCCGCCGCCAAGAAGCCCGCAGCGGCTAAAAAGCCCAAAGCGACCGCAGCCAAGAAGACCGTAGCTGCTAAGAAGTCTCCCAAGAAGCCCAAGAAGCCCGCGGCCAAGAAGGCGGCAGCCAAGAGCCCCAAGAAGCCCGCCACCAAGAgccccaagaagaagaaggccccCGCAGCCAAGAAGGCTCCAGCAGCCAAGAAAGCTCCAGCAAAGAAGGCCGTCAAGCCCAAAGCCAAGAAGACCGCGGCCAAGAAGAAGTGA
- the LOC115389926 gene encoding histone H2A-like, with the protein MSGRGKTGGKARAKAKTRSSRAGLQFPVGRVHRLLRKGNYGERVGAGAPVYLAAVLEYLTAEILELAGNAARDNKKTRIIPRHLQLAVRNDEELNKLLGGVTIAQGGVLPNIQAVLLPKKTEKPAKVK; encoded by the coding sequence ATGAGCGGCAGAGGAAAGACCGGCGGTAAAGCCAGAGCCAAGGCGAAGACCCGCTCGTCCCGTGCGGGCCTCCAGTTCCCGGTGGGCCGTGTTCACAGGCTGCTCCGTAAAGGCAACTACGGGGAGCGCGTGGGAGCCGGAGCCCCCGTGTACCTGGCGGCCGTGCTGGAGTACCTGACCGCTGAGATCCTGGAGCTGGCTGGAAACGCCGCCCGCGACAACAAGAAGACCCGCATCATCCCGCGTCACCTGCAGCTGGCTGTTCGCAACGACGAGGAGCTCAACAAGCTGCTGGGTGGAGTCACCATCGCTCAGGGCGGCGTCCTGCCCAACATCCAGGCGGTGCTGCTGCCCAAGAAGACCGAGAAGCCGGCCAAGGTCAAGTAA
- the LOC115389935 gene encoding histone H2B 1/2-like, whose protein sequence is MPEPSKPAPKKGSKKAVSKTAGKGGKKRRKTRRESYAIYVYKVLKQVHPDTGISSKAMSIMNSFVNDIFERIASEASRLAHYNKRSTISSREIQTAVRLLLPGELAKHAVSEGTKAVTKYTSSK, encoded by the coding sequence atgccTGAACCTTCCAAACCCGCGCCCAAGAAGGGCTCCAAGAAAGCCGTGAGCAAGACCGCCGGCAAAGGAGgcaagaagaggagaaagaccagGAGGGAGAGCTACGCCATCTACGTGTACAAGGTGCTGAAGCAGGTCCACCCCGACACCGGCATCTCGTCCAAGGCCATGAGCATCATGAACTCGTTCGTCAACGACATCTTCGAGCGCATCGCCTCGGAGGCGTCTCGCCTGGCTCACTACAACAAGCgctccaccatctcctccaGGGAGATCCAGACCGCCGTGCGTCTCCTGCTGCCCGGCGAGCTGGCCAAGCACGCCGTGTCCGAGGGCACCAAGGCCGTCACCAAGTACACCAGCTCCAAGTAa
- the LOC115389944 gene encoding histone H4 — MSGRGKGGKGLGKGGAKRHRKVLRDNIQGITKPAIRRLARRGGVKRISGLIYEETRGVLKVFLENVIRDAVTYTEHAKRKTVTAMDVVYALKRQGRTLYGFGG, encoded by the coding sequence ATGAGCGGCAGAGGAAAGGGAGGGAAAGGTCTGGGCAAAGGAGGCGCCAAGCGCCACCGCAAAGTTCTCCGTGATAACATCCAGGGCATCACCAAGCCCGCCATCCGCCGCCTGGCCCGCCGCGGCGGAGTCAAGCGCATCTCCGGCCTCATCTACGAGGAGACTCGCGGCGTGCTCAAGGTCTTTCTGGAGAACGTCATCCGGGACGCCGTCACCTACACCGAGCACGCCAAGAGGAAGACCGTCACCGCCATGGACGTGGTCTACGCTCTCAAGAGGCAGGGACGCACTCTGTACGGCTTCGGAGGCTGA